A window from Nitrospira sp. ND1 encodes these proteins:
- a CDS encoding DEAD/DEAH box helicase, producing MSALPFHPIVAEWFTTRFASATNVQMQAWPAIQSGRDVLISAPTGSGKTLAAFLSCIDTLFQQAVRCELRDETQVLYVSPLKALSNDVQKNLQQPLSEIGQAALASGMLLPELRVVVRTGDTPMTERQQMLRRPPHILITTPESLFILLTAEKSRAMLMTVRTVIVDEIHAVAPNKRGAHLALSLERVASLTGVEVQRIGLSATQRPIETIAKFLVGNRNPSIVNGHTSCEAVSRKPLAISSAPCTIIDVGHRRDMDLAVEVPKDELGAVATNAIWSDIYDRVAALVEAHRSTLVFVNTRRLAERVSHYLEERLRHLGDEVVAAHHGSLSRTIRLSAEDRLKTGAVRVVVATASLELGIDVGTVDLVCQIGSPRSIATGLQRIGRAGHWIHAIPKGRLFATTRDELIECAALIRAIRAGVLDRIEVPPAPLDVLAQQIVAAAATQSWDEAELYDLCRRAMPYRDLDRSTFDAVVTMLADGYVTSRGRGRAYLHHDRINHHIRGRRGARLAAITSGGAISDTANYAVIAEPDGTVVGSVDEDFAVESLAGDIILLGNTSWRIKGVGTGKMRVEDAQGAPPTIPFWRGEAPARTAELSAEVARLKADIDHRLTTDQALSMASAPPVQWLRQECGLDQRGAQQAVEYILAGKAVLGTVPTQQTIVAERFFDESGGMQLVIHAPFGGRINRAWGLALRKRFCVTFDFELQAAATDEGIVLSLGEKHSFPLETVFAFLNVNTLREVLTQAVLQAPMFMTRWRWNASRALALLRFVGGKRVPPQIQRMRAEDLLAAVFPDAIACQDNFQGARTIRQIPDHPLAQETIRDCLTEAMDLDGLIAVLEKIERGAIACLAVDTPMPSAFCHEILNANPYAFLDDAPLEERRARAVDMRRSLPPELAGGMGALDQSAIDQVSEESWPVVRDAEEFHDALLSLGWVPCARMPGWDVLVPKLAAAGRVATLWQGETKLGWLAAEYRHYAGLLFPDARIDPATGPVDPTEQVEQEEVLNRVVLGWMESIGPTTAGELSQTLHLSESDVQSTFLQLESQGHLLRGQFRQALSARSETKDPSFHLSPFTSHEFCHRRLLARIHRLTIGRLRKEIEPVTAAEFMRFLFQWQHAAPGARLHGEAGLLEVVKQLGGFEAAASAWESQILRVRMAKYQPEWLDRLCLSGALMWGRLTPHPRLMQELNPVQGRRVIPTRVAPVGIFAREDGPVLLAAAGEELARLDLSARLSGSAQAIRGCLQARGASFFSELLHGTRLLASEVENGLWELVAAGLVTADGFDNLRSLIDPKRRCAEASDRSRRPRHVGGRWSLLRPMENHQPSSDSSQQSNSAPATEHLARQLLQRYGVVFRDLLGRESMVSSWRDLLVCYRRLELMGEIRGGRFVSGFTGEQFALPGALEALRALKKRPGAATQQDIKISAADPLNLAGLILPGPRIAAVPSNFVVFRDGMVVRTVTGRETNDRQVSPVVEVGRVGG from the coding sequence ATGTCTGCCCTGCCGTTTCATCCCATCGTTGCCGAGTGGTTCACGACCCGATTCGCCTCTGCGACGAATGTCCAGATGCAGGCCTGGCCTGCAATTCAATCCGGTCGTGACGTGCTGATCTCAGCGCCGACGGGATCGGGGAAGACCCTCGCGGCCTTTCTCTCCTGCATCGATACTCTCTTTCAGCAGGCGGTACGCTGTGAGCTGCGGGATGAGACGCAGGTGCTCTATGTCTCGCCGCTGAAAGCGCTGAGCAACGATGTGCAGAAAAATCTGCAACAGCCGCTCAGCGAGATCGGGCAGGCCGCGTTGGCTTCCGGCATGTTGCTACCGGAACTGCGGGTGGTCGTGCGTACCGGCGACACGCCCATGACCGAGCGGCAACAGATGCTTCGGCGTCCGCCGCATATTCTGATCACGACTCCCGAATCCCTCTTCATCCTGCTGACGGCGGAAAAAAGCCGGGCGATGTTGATGACCGTGCGCACGGTCATCGTGGATGAAATTCATGCCGTGGCGCCCAATAAACGAGGGGCGCATCTGGCCCTGTCGCTGGAGCGGGTGGCATCGCTCACCGGCGTCGAGGTACAACGCATCGGCCTGTCGGCGACGCAGCGACCCATCGAAACCATTGCGAAGTTTTTGGTGGGAAATAGAAACCCGTCAATCGTCAATGGTCACACGTCATGCGAAGCCGTCAGTCGTAAGCCATTAGCCATCAGCTCTGCGCCGTGCACGATCATCGACGTGGGCCATCGCCGCGATATGGATCTGGCCGTTGAAGTGCCGAAGGATGAACTCGGGGCCGTCGCGACGAATGCGATCTGGAGCGATATCTATGATCGTGTCGCCGCGCTGGTCGAGGCGCATCGCTCCACCCTGGTCTTTGTGAATACGCGGCGGCTGGCTGAGCGGGTCTCGCATTATTTGGAAGAGCGGTTGCGGCATCTTGGGGACGAGGTGGTGGCGGCGCATCACGGCAGTCTGTCGCGAACGATCCGCCTGTCGGCCGAAGATCGATTGAAAACGGGCGCGGTGCGTGTGGTGGTGGCCACGGCATCGTTGGAACTCGGCATCGATGTCGGAACCGTCGATCTCGTGTGCCAGATCGGGTCCCCCCGCTCGATCGCCACCGGACTCCAGCGGATCGGTAGGGCGGGCCATTGGATTCATGCCATTCCCAAGGGCCGTCTCTTTGCCACCACGCGTGACGAATTGATCGAATGTGCCGCCTTGATCCGGGCGATCAGGGCCGGAGTGCTGGACCGCATCGAGGTGCCGCCTGCGCCGCTGGATGTGTTAGCGCAGCAGATCGTGGCCGCCGCGGCGACACAGTCGTGGGATGAGGCGGAGCTCTACGATCTGTGCCGGCGCGCCATGCCTTATCGCGATCTGGATCGGTCGACCTTCGATGCTGTTGTGACGATGCTTGCCGATGGTTACGTGACCAGTCGAGGCCGGGGGCGGGCCTACCTCCATCACGATCGCATCAATCACCACATTCGGGGCCGTCGCGGCGCTCGCCTGGCGGCCATCACCTCAGGCGGTGCGATCTCCGACACGGCTAACTACGCCGTGATTGCGGAGCCGGACGGCACGGTGGTGGGGTCCGTCGACGAGGATTTCGCCGTCGAGAGTCTGGCCGGAGACATCATCCTGCTGGGTAACACGTCCTGGCGGATCAAAGGCGTGGGGACCGGCAAGATGCGGGTCGAGGATGCGCAGGGCGCTCCGCCGACGATTCCGTTCTGGCGCGGGGAGGCGCCGGCGCGTACGGCGGAACTGTCGGCGGAAGTGGCGCGTCTCAAGGCCGACATCGATCATCGACTGACTACCGACCAGGCGCTCTCCATGGCTTCTGCACCGCCCGTGCAGTGGCTCAGGCAGGAATGTGGTCTCGACCAGCGGGGGGCGCAACAGGCGGTCGAATATATCCTGGCTGGCAAGGCGGTGCTGGGGACGGTCCCGACGCAGCAGACCATCGTGGCGGAGCGGTTTTTCGATGAAAGCGGCGGGATGCAGCTGGTCATCCATGCGCCGTTCGGCGGTCGGATCAATCGGGCCTGGGGATTGGCCTTGCGGAAGCGGTTTTGTGTGACCTTCGACTTTGAGTTGCAGGCCGCCGCCACGGATGAAGGCATTGTCCTGTCGTTGGGGGAGAAGCACAGCTTTCCGCTCGAGACGGTGTTTGCGTTCCTGAACGTCAACACGTTGCGGGAGGTGCTCACCCAGGCGGTGCTGCAAGCGCCGATGTTCATGACACGGTGGCGGTGGAACGCTTCGCGGGCCCTGGCCTTGCTCCGGTTTGTCGGAGGGAAGCGGGTGCCCCCGCAGATTCAGCGAATGCGCGCCGAAGATCTCCTTGCGGCGGTGTTTCCCGATGCGATTGCCTGTCAGGATAATTTCCAGGGTGCGCGAACGATCCGGCAGATTCCGGACCATCCGTTGGCGCAGGAGACGATCCGCGATTGTCTGACGGAAGCGATGGATCTCGACGGCTTGATCGCCGTGCTGGAGAAGATCGAGCGCGGCGCGATCGCCTGTCTGGCGGTCGACACCCCGATGCCCTCGGCCTTTTGCCACGAAATTTTGAACGCCAATCCTTATGCCTTCCTCGATGATGCGCCGTTGGAGGAACGCCGGGCCCGTGCGGTGGATATGCGGCGCAGTTTGCCGCCTGAACTGGCGGGTGGCATGGGCGCGCTGGATCAATCGGCCATCGATCAGGTCAGTGAGGAGTCCTGGCCGGTGGTGCGGGACGCGGAGGAATTCCACGATGCGCTGTTGTCGCTGGGCTGGGTGCCCTGTGCGCGCATGCCCGGCTGGGATGTGCTGGTGCCGAAGCTGGCGGCGGCAGGGCGTGTCGCCACGCTCTGGCAGGGTGAGACGAAGCTGGGGTGGCTGGCAGCGGAGTATCGCCATTACGCCGGGTTGCTGTTTCCCGATGCGCGGATCGATCCGGCGACCGGCCCGGTTGATCCGACGGAACAGGTTGAGCAGGAAGAGGTCTTGAACCGGGTGGTGCTGGGATGGATGGAGAGTATCGGGCCAACGACGGCCGGGGAACTGTCGCAGACGCTGCATCTGTCCGAGTCGGACGTTCAGTCCACGTTTCTGCAACTCGAGTCCCAGGGCCATCTGCTCCGTGGCCAATTCCGTCAGGCACTGAGTGCGAGATCTGAAACGAAAGATCCATCGTTTCACCTTTCACCCTTCACTTCTCACGAGTTTTGTCATCGCCGCCTGCTCGCCCGGATTCATCGCTTGACGATCGGGCGGTTGCGCAAAGAAATCGAGCCTGTCACGGCCGCCGAGTTCATGCGTTTCCTGTTTCAGTGGCAACATGCGGCGCCCGGCGCGCGCCTGCACGGAGAAGCCGGGCTTCTTGAAGTCGTCAAACAACTCGGTGGATTCGAGGCAGCCGCCTCGGCCTGGGAATCACAGATCCTGCGCGTTCGCATGGCCAAGTATCAGCCCGAGTGGCTCGATCGGCTCTGTTTGAGTGGGGCGCTGATGTGGGGTCGTCTGACGCCGCATCCCCGCCTGATGCAGGAACTGAATCCTGTCCAGGGACGTCGCGTGATTCCGACCCGGGTCGCACCCGTCGGCATCTTTGCGCGCGAAGATGGGCCGGTCTTGCTGGCGGCCGCCGGTGAGGAGTTGGCGCGTCTGGATCTTTCCGCCCGTTTGAGTGGCTCGGCACAGGCCATTCGAGGTTGCCTGCAGGCGCGGGGCGCGAGTTTTTTCAGCGAGCTGTTGCATGGGACGCGGTTGCTGGCCTCCGAAGTGGAAAACGGGTTGTGGGAACTGGTCGCGGCCGGCCTGGTGACCGCCGACGGGTTCGACAATCTGCGTTCGCTGATCGATCCGAAGCGGCGGTGCGCGGAGGCGTCGGATCGAAGTCGCCGGCCGCGCCATGTGGGTGGACGATGGTCGTTGCTGCGACCGATGGAAAACCATCAGCCATCATCCGACAGCTCTCAGCAGTCGAACTCCGCACCGGCTACGGAGCACCTGGCGCGGCAATTGTTACAGCGGTATGGCGTGGTGTTTCGGGATCTGTTGGGGCGGGAGTCGATGGTTTCATCCTGGCGCGATCTGTTGGTCTGTTACCGGCGGCTCGAATTGATGGGGGAAATTCGCGGGGGGCGATTCGTGAGTGGCTTTACAGGCGAACAGTTTGCGTTGCCCGGTGCATTGGAAGCGCTGCGGGCGCTCAAGAAGCGGCCTGGTGCTGCGACCCAGCAGGACATCAAAATTTCCGCCGCCGATCCGTTGAACCTCGCGGGGCTCATTCTGCCGGGGCCCCGCATTGCCGCGGTGCCGTCGAACTTCGTGGTCTTTCGAGACGGGATGGTCGTTCGTACGGTGACGGGCCGCGAGACGAACGACCGGCAGGTGTCGCCGGTCGTCGAGGTCGGTCGAGTCGGTGGATAG
- a CDS encoding response regulator transcription factor, whose product MSRPRVLIGDSSRAMLAFLEILLEPQFEVVSSETEAEAIVLIARNIAPELVILDFSLSFLEGLGVARQLYETMPNSKVVFFSSHEDPVYVTAAFEAGARGYLVKHLTVDLGHYLGRVLQGERVCCPDGLHTRVARTKDT is encoded by the coding sequence ATGTCACGTCCACGTGTCCTCATCGGCGATTCATCGCGGGCTATGCTGGCCTTTCTGGAGATTCTGCTGGAACCTCAATTCGAGGTTGTGTCTTCTGAAACTGAGGCAGAAGCCATTGTATTGATTGCAAGAAATATCGCACCGGAGTTGGTCATTCTGGATTTCTCCCTCTCGTTTCTCGAAGGACTTGGGGTTGCCCGGCAGCTGTATGAGACGATGCCGAACAGCAAAGTCGTGTTTTTCTCTTCGCATGAAGACCCTGTCTACGTCACGGCCGCGTTCGAGGCAGGCGCTAGGGGATATCTCGTCAAGCATCTCACGGTCGATCTCGGGCATTATCTCGGCCGGGTGCTGCAAGGTGAACGGGTCTGCTGTCCGGATGGTCTTCACACGCGGGTGGCTCGCACGAAAGACACCTGA
- a CDS encoding response regulator transcription factor, producing MTLPRVLLADDHTLVLEGFRRLLDDQCELVGTVGDGRALLEAIPELKPDIVILDISMPVLNGIDAARVLKVKFPQVKVVFITMHADPAYVRAAFEAGASAYLLKRCVGEELGQAIRAVRSGNFYVTPLVTKDVVESMLRGIDGGAPSGPELTTRQREVLQLLAEGHTVKDIAGTLKISPRTVEFHKGQIMEQLNLHTTVELVKYALAQGLTSQA from the coding sequence ATGACCCTGCCGCGCGTGCTGCTGGCGGATGATCACACCCTGGTGTTGGAAGGGTTTCGGCGGCTGCTGGATGACCAGTGTGAACTGGTCGGGACTGTCGGGGACGGGCGTGCCCTACTGGAGGCTATTCCGGAGTTGAAGCCGGATATCGTGATTCTCGACATCTCGATGCCGGTGCTGAACGGGATCGATGCGGCCCGTGTCCTGAAGGTCAAGTTTCCTCAGGTCAAAGTAGTCTTTATCACGATGCATGCCGATCCGGCCTATGTGCGGGCGGCCTTCGAGGCCGGCGCCTCCGCCTACCTGCTCAAACGCTGCGTGGGCGAAGAACTGGGGCAGGCGATCCGGGCTGTGCGGAGCGGGAACTTTTATGTGACCCCTCTGGTGACTAAGGATGTGGTGGAAAGTATGTTGCGCGGGATCGACGGCGGGGCGCCGTCCGGTCCTGAACTCACCACCCGTCAGCGCGAAGTGCTGCAATTGCTGGCCGAAGGCCATACGGTGAAGGATATAGCCGGCACGCTCAAAATCTCCCCGCGCACCGTTGAGTTCCATAAAGGCCAGATCATGGAACAGCTCAACCTTCACACTACCGTCGAACTCGTCAAATATGCCTTAGCCCAGGGCTTAACCAGCCAGGCATAG
- a CDS encoding sensor histidine kinase, whose translation MGPFSARQEETRESSRQSADDPSHRRQRLMVGAAGLLACLFFILDLQLPLGVANAVLYSAVVFLSAASQYRWLPIGTAITCSLLTIMAAPFSPRVPGLPAWFEWGNHLFSLFGIWTPVMFIYQRRRTELLLKEVNERLEQGVEARTADLAASRLALERSEEQLHTLTGRILTAQEEERRRIAQDLHDDVNQRLALLMLDLQAVDRQIGSAPAEAQDGIRNALKGLEELSDDVRFMAYRFHPSILDDLGLKAALQRLLDDFSSRTGVKALFVHQPLDHQLDKTTSTAVYRVIQESLSNIARHAKAPRVEVEVTVEDEGLVVVVRDDGRGFDQRAIDRAEGGLGLLNMRERLLAVQGSCEVESNPGRGTTVSMYVPLVRVAT comes from the coding sequence ATGGGACCCTTCAGCGCCAGGCAGGAGGAGACGAGGGAATCGAGCAGGCAATCGGCCGATGACCCGTCGCATCGGCGACAACGTCTCATGGTTGGGGCGGCGGGCCTGCTGGCGTGTCTCTTTTTCATTCTGGATCTCCAGTTGCCGCTCGGAGTGGCGAACGCGGTGCTGTACAGCGCCGTCGTCTTTCTGTCTGCGGCCAGTCAGTACCGATGGCTGCCGATCGGCACAGCCATCACTTGCTCGCTGTTGACCATCATGGCCGCTCCGTTCAGCCCCCGTGTGCCGGGCCTTCCGGCATGGTTTGAGTGGGGCAATCACCTGTTCAGTCTGTTCGGCATCTGGACTCCGGTCATGTTTATCTATCAGCGACGGCGCACGGAGTTATTGCTGAAGGAAGTCAACGAGCGGCTTGAGCAAGGCGTGGAGGCGCGCACAGCGGACCTGGCCGCGAGCCGTCTGGCCTTGGAGCGAAGCGAAGAACAGCTGCATACGTTGACCGGTCGGATTCTGACGGCGCAGGAAGAGGAGCGCCGGCGGATCGCGCAGGATTTACATGATGACGTCAATCAACGGCTCGCCTTGCTGATGTTGGATTTGCAGGCAGTCGACCGGCAGATCGGATCCGCTCCGGCAGAAGCTCAGGATGGTATCCGCAACGCTCTGAAGGGGCTGGAGGAGTTGTCGGACGATGTGCGGTTTATGGCGTATCGATTCCATCCCTCCATCCTGGACGATCTGGGGTTGAAAGCGGCCTTGCAGCGGTTGCTGGATGACTTTTCGAGCCGCACAGGGGTGAAGGCGCTGTTTGTGCACCAACCGCTCGATCACCAACTCGACAAAACCACATCGACCGCCGTGTACCGGGTGATCCAGGAAAGCCTGTCGAATATCGCGCGACATGCCAAGGCCCCCCGGGTGGAGGTGGAGGTGACGGTCGAAGACGAGGGGTTGGTCGTGGTGGTGCGTGACGACGGCAGAGGGTTCGATCAGCGGGCGATCGATCGGGCGGAAGGCGGCTTGGGGTTGTTGAACATGCGAGAACGTTTGCTGGCGGTGCAGGGATCCTGCGAGGTGGAATCTAATCCGGGACGGGGAACGACGGTGTCGATGTATGTGCCGTTGGTGCGGGTGGCGACATGA
- a CDS encoding CPBP family intramembrane glutamic endopeptidase, translated as MDADESTGPTSQTPAAPLPCVGAPPPPHAYDPGFSRAITWLSAVVLSASIAVVAWLSFDVPRVDRVPDAERALSHMVGRLMDQEDGLKTLPVWEQFLYEATMGSDANDREQAIEWYRELAEESSDPSVDLHLAILEAESGYLPAVQQKMARWVRQGEPYPTFARLLQAGYVDPRVPPASGFELQAYLAEQSVSGWFYSRLATRIAERAGDRPLLVTIETSLQQRVEALLWRSRAFALLELTLMIVGLFVLVLWVRRGQGTAMFRVGSAELPPLWAGRLGAGVLLRGGAVGALLTVAFLYVAGDYPSLRVVAVPLSNLPLLALAYYHLLRPQRQTFWRGFGLRIEPRHLGQLGLAVLAVVAAGLVGEWVLGRIAEPLNLISHWTEWFDADLVWGSSPTLMVSLMEYVFFAPVFEELAFRGLLFGVFRRRFQWGVAAMLSAALFALAHGYGLIGFLSVFWSGVIWAWAYERTGSLWPGMIGHAINNLLVCLSVMALLRA; from the coding sequence GTGGACGCAGACGAATCAACCGGACCGACATCGCAGACGCCCGCGGCTCCGTTGCCCTGCGTCGGGGCGCCTCCTCCCCCGCATGCTTACGATCCCGGCTTTTCCCGTGCCATCACCTGGTTGTCGGCGGTCGTTCTCAGTGCGTCAATTGCGGTGGTCGCCTGGTTATCGTTCGATGTGCCGCGTGTGGATCGGGTGCCGGATGCCGAGCGAGCGCTCAGTCATATGGTCGGGCGCTTGATGGATCAGGAAGACGGGCTCAAGACCCTGCCGGTCTGGGAACAGTTTCTCTATGAAGCTACGATGGGCAGTGACGCGAACGATCGTGAGCAGGCGATTGAATGGTATCGCGAACTGGCTGAGGAATCATCCGACCCCTCTGTCGATTTGCACCTGGCGATCCTGGAGGCCGAGTCGGGGTACCTTCCGGCTGTGCAGCAGAAAATGGCTCGATGGGTTCGGCAGGGCGAACCGTACCCGACCTTTGCCAGGCTCCTGCAGGCCGGGTACGTGGATCCTCGCGTGCCTCCCGCCTCGGGCTTCGAGCTGCAGGCTTATCTGGCGGAGCAGTCCGTGTCGGGCTGGTTCTACAGCCGCCTGGCCACTCGAATTGCCGAACGAGCAGGAGACCGGCCCTTGCTGGTGACGATTGAGACCTCGTTGCAGCAGCGGGTGGAAGCATTGTTGTGGCGCTCCAGGGCGTTTGCCCTGCTCGAATTGACGCTCATGATCGTGGGGCTGTTCGTGCTGGTGTTGTGGGTCCGGCGGGGGCAAGGCACGGCGATGTTTCGCGTGGGCTCCGCGGAGCTTCCGCCCCTCTGGGCCGGTCGATTGGGCGCGGGGGTGTTGCTGCGCGGTGGTGCCGTCGGTGCGTTGTTGACCGTGGCGTTTCTCTATGTCGCCGGCGATTATCCATCGTTGCGGGTCGTCGCGGTGCCGTTGTCGAATCTGCCCCTGCTGGCCTTGGCCTACTACCATCTGCTTCGGCCTCAGCGGCAGACGTTCTGGCGAGGCTTCGGGCTACGCATCGAACCGCGACACTTGGGACAATTGGGGCTGGCGGTGTTGGCGGTGGTAGCGGCTGGCCTCGTGGGCGAATGGGTGCTGGGCAGGATTGCGGAACCGTTGAATTTGATCAGTCACTGGACCGAGTGGTTCGATGCGGATCTCGTGTGGGGATCGTCACCGACCCTCATGGTCAGCCTGATGGAATACGTGTTCTTTGCGCCCGTCTTTGAAGAACTGGCCTTCCGCGGCTTGTTGTTCGGTGTATTCCGTCGCCGGTTTCAGTGGGGGGTGGCCGCCATGCTGAGCGCGGCGTTGTTTGCGCTCGCCCATGGGTATGGGTTGATCGGATTCCTCAGCGTCTTCTGGAGCGGGGTGATTTGGGCCTGGGCCTATGAACGGACCGGCAGTCTCTGGCCGGGGATGATCGGGCATGCCATTAACAATCTGCTGGTTTGTCTGAGTGTGATGGCCTTGTTACGGGCCTGA
- a CDS encoding alanine--glyoxylate aminotransferase family protein, with translation MTTDSQYQDFVPPHRLLMGPGPSMVHPRVLQALSQPLLGHLDPVFLTLMNDIQALLRATFHTQNEFTIALSGTGSAGMEAVIANLIEPGDRAIVGVNGVFGTRLATMIERSGGLPIRIEAPWGATIPIEALEQELARSAPVKALVLVHAETSTGALQPLEDVGALCRAHDALLIVDAVTSLGGIPVEVDTWGIDACYSGTQKCLSCPPGLAPLTVSPRGMGVIRQRRAPCHSWYLDLSLIADYWNDHSRAYHHTAPISMLYGLREALRLVHEEGLPARAARHQVNSDALMSGLRTLGLSPLPPPGHRLPMLNCVTLPDGIDEAMMRTQLLQQYGIEIGGGLGPLRGRVWRIGLMGESCRQAHVLTLLNALEEIFAGQGRLTQPGRAVQAATETYTHSLGSARRGA, from the coding sequence ATGACTACGGATTCCCAGTATCAGGACTTTGTTCCGCCGCATCGGCTGCTCATGGGCCCGGGCCCGAGCATGGTCCATCCCCGGGTGTTGCAGGCCCTGTCACAGCCGTTGCTCGGACACCTCGACCCGGTCTTTCTCACTCTGATGAACGACATTCAAGCCTTGCTCCGCGCCACCTTCCATACCCAAAACGAGTTTACGATTGCCTTGTCCGGAACCGGATCGGCAGGCATGGAAGCAGTGATCGCCAATCTCATCGAACCCGGCGATCGTGCGATTGTGGGAGTCAACGGCGTGTTCGGCACCAGGCTGGCGACCATGATCGAACGAAGCGGCGGCCTCCCGATCCGCATCGAAGCGCCCTGGGGAGCGACGATTCCCATCGAGGCGCTGGAACAGGAACTGGCGCGGTCTGCTCCGGTCAAAGCCCTGGTCCTGGTCCATGCGGAAACGTCAACCGGCGCCCTCCAACCCCTTGAGGACGTGGGGGCGCTGTGCCGCGCGCACGATGCATTATTGATCGTCGACGCCGTCACCTCCCTGGGAGGCATCCCGGTCGAGGTCGATACCTGGGGAATCGACGCCTGCTACAGCGGCACGCAGAAGTGCTTGAGCTGTCCCCCAGGCCTGGCCCCGCTCACCGTCAGCCCGCGAGGCATGGGCGTCATCCGGCAGCGACGTGCTCCCTGCCACAGCTGGTACCTTGATCTGTCGCTCATCGCCGACTATTGGAACGACCACAGCCGTGCCTATCACCACACCGCCCCGATCTCGATGCTCTACGGGCTTCGGGAAGCCCTGCGGCTGGTGCACGAAGAGGGACTCCCGGCGCGTGCCGCGCGACATCAGGTAAACAGTGATGCATTGATGTCCGGGCTCCGAACTCTGGGCCTGAGTCCCCTGCCTCCGCCGGGCCATCGACTCCCGATGCTCAACTGTGTCACGCTACCCGACGGAATCGACGAAGCGATGATGAGGACGCAACTGCTGCAACAGTACGGCATCGAAATCGGCGGCGGACTGGGACCGTTACGGGGGCGGGTCTGGCGCATCGGCCTCATGGGCGAATCGTGCCGACAGGCGCACGTGCTGACGCTGCTCAACGCCCTGGAAGAAATCTTCGCAGGCCAGGGACGGCTGACGCAGCCGGGCCGCGCCGTCCAGGCAGCGACAGAAACCTATACCCATTCACTAGGATCGGCGAGGAGGGGTGCATGA
- a CDS encoding DUF3365 domain-containing protein codes for MSRNGLWIVAAGVAGFVAAITYWVIALAVAESHKTEMVPPERVTSFIHAVIDANRANYTQNVVDKLHNQGVVEALEHWKEEKGLPLPAQFLLESGRLVAQKDMKLSFRLASLTPIYVWNGPNSEFERRGLEVVMKAPEKPFTGFYQQAGVRYFQGIYADRAVSESCVTCHNAHANSPRRDYKLNDIMGGVIVTIPISEAP; via the coding sequence ATGAGTCGAAACGGGTTATGGATCGTGGCGGCAGGAGTGGCCGGTTTCGTGGCAGCCATCACCTACTGGGTCATTGCCCTCGCGGTCGCAGAATCACACAAGACGGAGATGGTCCCCCCCGAGCGTGTGACCAGCTTCATTCATGCGGTCATCGACGCGAATCGTGCCAACTACACACAGAACGTCGTGGACAAGCTCCATAACCAGGGCGTCGTCGAGGCGCTCGAACATTGGAAAGAAGAGAAGGGCCTCCCGCTCCCGGCCCAATTCCTCCTCGAATCCGGGCGCCTGGTGGCGCAAAAGGATATGAAACTCAGTTTCCGTCTGGCCAGCCTCACCCCGATATATGTGTGGAACGGACCGAACAGCGAGTTCGAACGACGCGGGCTTGAGGTCGTGATGAAGGCACCCGAGAAACCCTTCACCGGATTCTACCAACAGGCGGGCGTCCGCTACTTCCAAGGCATCTACGCAGACCGGGCGGTGTCCGAAAGCTGTGTCACCTGCCACAATGCCCACGCGAACAGCCCCCGGCGGGACTACAAACTCAACGACATCATGGGCGGCGTCATCGTCACCATTCCGATCAGTGAGGCGCCATGA